One Paenibacillus sp. SYP-B4298 genomic window, CTTGCCCAGCTCCAGAGGGGCATGCTGTTTCAGAGCGAGCTGCACCCGGAATCCAGACTGTATCATGACCTTCTGCAGTATTCGATACGGGGGCCCTTCCGTAAGGAAGCATGGGATGCAGCCTTTAACGTATTACTCGACCGTCATCCGATGTTGCGTACATCGTTTGATTTGTCGAATTACAGCCTTCCGCTGCAAATCGTGCACACCGCTGGGCAGGTGTCGATCCACTATGTCGATTTAACCGCTATACAGCCCGAGGTGCAGCCACACTACCTTCAGGAATGGGTAGATCGTGTTATGAACACGCCTTTTGACTGGAGTCAATCGCTGCTGCGCATCCATATTCTGCAACGCGCGGATGACTGGATTCAACTGATGCTGTCGTTTCATCATTCGCTGCTGGACGGCTGGAGCGTGCAGCTATTCATGGCAGAGCTATTCGAAACCGTCGATCGCTTGCTTCAAGATCAGACATTGAAGCAAGCTGCGCCCTTGCAATCGACGTTCAAGCAATATATCAGAGAAGAGCTGAATGCACTGCAGTCCCCGGAGCACAAGGCATACTGGCAGCAGCAACTGCACGGATTCTCCCGAACCAGGCTTCCTCAGTGGGAGCAGACCTCTGCACCTGCTCCGAATATGCACCTTGAGGAGGTAGAGATATCCCTGGCTCTATCGCGCGGGGTGCAGGCGCTGTCGAAGAGGACGCTAATTCCAATCAAGAGCTGGCTGCTGGCCGTTCATATGCACATCTTAAAATTGCTGACCAATCAGCGGGACATCACGACGGGGGTACTGTTCCATGGTCGGCTCGAACAGATGGACGGCGACCGTGCGCTAGGTTTATTTCTCAACACCCTTCCCTTCCGTATGCAGCTCGGCAGATGGAGCTGGAATGCGCTAGCGGAGCAAGCGTGGGAAACGGAAAAGCAAATGCTCCAGTATCATAGGTATCCAATGGCCCAAATTCAGCAGGATGCCGGAGGCGACAAGCTATTCGAGACGTTCTTTAACTTCACGCATTTCTATGTATCCGAACAGAAGCTGGATTCGTATGCAAAGCTGCAGATTGTTGAGGAGCCAGGGCACGCGGACAACAGCTTTCCGTTTGGAGCCGAGTTTTCGCTGGATGGAAAGACCGGTGAATTAAGGCTGGCGCTTCGGTGGGATCAATCGCAGTTCAGCAGCGAGCAGATGAGACGGGTTGCCGGATATTATCAAAGGGCGTTGCATGCGATCGTCCACCGTACAGATGAAGTCGCCGATGATGACTGCCTGTTATCCACCGAGGAGCTTCAGGAGCTGGAACGCTGGAATCAAACGTCCTGCGATTTTCCGCGGGTGCATCTCCTGCACAGACTGTTCGAGGAGCAGGTGGAGAGTACGCCTGACCAACTGGCTCTGGCGTATCGGGATCGGCGGTTAAGCTACCGAGATTGCAATGAGCAATCGAATCAGTTGGCCCATTATATGCTTAAGTATGGACTTGGGCCGGACGTGAAGGTAGGCGTATGTCTGGAGAGATCCATCGAGTTGGTGACCGGCCTGATGGGCATCTTGAAGGCGGGCGCAGCTTACGTCCCGATTTCACCCCATCTTCCAGCACAGCTTGTGCATGAGCTCGTGCAGGATGCCGAGCCGGGGCTGATCGTGACAAGTGAGAACTGGGCTTCGCTCTTCGCAGGATACGAGGGAACCGTTCTATACATGGAGCGGATTCGAGACGAATTGGCGCTCGAGCCTGTCACGAACCCGGATGTCCCATGCCAGCCGGGACACCTTGCCTATATGATCTATACTTCGGGCTCCACTGGGAAACCCAAGGGTGTCCTCATCGAGCATAGGGCGATTGCCAACCGCCTGCTCTGGATGCAGCGCGAATATCGCTTGACCGCAATGGATCGGGTGCTCCAAAAAACGCCGTTTACATTCGATGTCTCGGTGTGGGAATTTTTCTGGCCGTTGATGACTGGGGCCGGACTGGTCATGGCGGAGCCCGAAGGACACAAAGACCCGGAATATCTCATCAAGGTAATTCAGGAAGAACGGATTACAACGATTCATTTTGTGCCTTCGATGCTTCATGCATTTTTATCTCAGCCGGGAGTCGGACAATGCACGACACTGACCAGGGTCATTTGCAGCGGAGAAGCGTTGCCGCCTGTGCTAACGCGATTATTTTTCGACAAGCTCTCTTGTGAATTGCACAATCTGTACGGACCAACGGAGGCTGCAATTGATGTAACCAGTTGGCCATGCATAAAGGAGGAGATTAGCGTACCGATCGGTTATCCGATCGCTAATGTCTACATGCGGATACTCGATGAACAGAGGAGGCCGCTGCCAGTTGGTGTAGCTGGCGAGCTGTACATTGGAGGCCTATGCCTTGCCCGCGGCTATCATAACCGACCGGAGCTGGATGCGGAGAGGTTTATACCTGATTCGTTTAGTCACGACCCGAATGCACGCTTGTACAAAACAGGCGATGAGGCCAGGTATCTTCCGAGCGGCGCCATCGAATACATAGGGCGCCTGGATCAGCAAGTGAAAATACGTGGTCATCGCATCGAGATTGGCGAGGTCGAAGCTAGGCTTTCAGAGCATCCTTTAATTGGGGAGTGTGCGGTGTATGCAGCCAAGGACAGCAATCCGCATCTGCAGCTTGTGGCGTGTATCGTCAAAGTAAAACCGGACGATCCGCTGACCTTGCAGGAACTGTTCAATTTCTCCAAAACGCGCATGCCAGAATATATGATCCCTGCCCGCTGGGTGTTCATGGATGAGATGCCATTAACGACGAGCGGGAAGATCGATCGGAAGGCTCTCCAGCAGCTCGATATGAACCACATGGAAGGGCGAGCTGACGCATACCAGCCGCCATGCAATCCGCGCGAGCGCCTGTTGGCGAGCATCTGGGAGCAGGTTCTTCACGTCACTGCCCCTAGTGTCAAGGATTCGTTCTTTCATCTGGGTGGCAATTCATTGCTCGCTATTCAACTGATGGCCAGAGTGGAGCAGGAGTTTGCCCGAAAGATGCCGTTATCGCGTATTTTGGAGCACGATACGATCGAACGATTGGCAAGGCTGCTGAGTGATGACCCGGATGAGGAGCCCTTATCATCTTCGCTTGTCGCCTTGAACGCTTCGGGCGGCAGGGAACCGCTGTTCTGTATTCATCCTGTAGGCGGAAGTGTCGTATGCTACACCGCCTTGCCGCAGGCGCTTGGAGAGGACTGGCCTGTCTATGCTATTCAGGATGAGCGGATGAACGACAGGCGGGAGCCCCCCTTCTCATCGATCACCGAGCTGGCTCGCCAGTACATCGCGGAGATCAGACATGTACAGCCGAAGGGACCGTATTTCTTATTAGGCTGGTCGTTTGGCGGTATTGTGGCGCATGAGATGGCGTGCCAGCTAGAGCAGGCAGGAGAGACGATCGGGATACTGGCATTGCTGGATGCCAGACTGAGAATGCAGGACGGCGGGGAGCAGGAGATTCGAGAGGAGGAATGGAAGGAGCACTTTCTACAGGACTTTACAAGCGTGCGCGAGCTAGGAGGGGACTCGGGAGCATCGGGAACCGGCTCGAGTCGGGAGGATGAGCTTCTTCAGCACTTGTATACTCTGTT contains:
- a CDS encoding amino acid adenylation domain-containing protein produces the protein MSTTINSSHYSFPASFAQRRIWFVQETLSDPSVYHVPLLFKLYGSVQLAMLQHAIDKLVERHESLRTYFAVEGHDIVQVIVPELDSPISHVRVSEEAAVRIQERIMQDIRTSFSLDQAPLFRIALYSLNEHEHYFLINMHHIITDGWSSSVFLRELSLIYSAGLQGKEAALPELPIQVADFSQWQRDSLQGEELERQMLFWERHLEGELPVLDLPVDPLRPPVIDNIGESFAFHIPLELSERFARLCGQSSTTLYIGLLAIYQLLLARYSGQDDIIIGTPVANRHYSELEHVIGMFVNTMALRTRLQHNPTFREMLQQLRASALQAYEHQDVPFDMLVERLAPERNLGQTPIFQAMFSFQNHPKLELELPYIDIQPVELELGTAKFELYLDIAQTQDGLYGIFEYQKQLYSRELIEKLSAHFVSLMESVLKDIEQRVWHIPFISGQEMQWNIEPPHHPEPIEALKQQWACSHHPFEHFALTSPDAIAVRCSDEELTYAELNRRANRIAWRLREKGMGPDTSIGLWLAPSVDFITVMLAIWKAGGCCVALNRNHPAPWNASLIQKAKVSCIVTNEDNLRHVPQGDIEVLCIERLDVGTAPAVNPEVTIRAHHGACLLRASDEACRFQMVTVPHYRLLQLCESAGQMFGFDHNDAWAWQHAVDSELALWEIGGALFYGGTVVIVPDWITDQPKYMHELLLKEKVTRLTLTQAAFTAWIRLDGAEAQGKLGLRTIFIKGRTVSVPPMDEWLARHTRQHPQLIQLNSLSDVGGAFSYRVIPSSGNAYGRADRSIGAPLAGQTLYILDASGQIMPTGVAGIMHVSEQDSDNARAYHDRQGDERWTYRSLDGGAGEWLYRTDDICRYLPNGALERLRCLGNQVERGEYIVQLEEVRAACLQQSAIQEAAIQVWRDEHGIAYMTAYLVAVAGRTVPVQQVQHAMRDQLPEYMIPETMLWVDQLPRLASGDMDYGRLQRHKDHAARQSAYVAPANRIEEELARIWEAVLEAPRIGVEDNYFVCGGDSIRMLSIIALAKESDLFFGIMDLVSHQTIRQLAPHVRTSQEAVKVRDEKFDLVPEEDRARLPGGIEDAYPLAQLQRGMLFQSELHPESRLYHDLLQYSIRGPFRKEAWDAAFNVLLDRHPMLRTSFDLSNYSLPLQIVHTAGQVSIHYVDLTAIQPEVQPHYLQEWVDRVMNTPFDWSQSLLRIHILQRADDWIQLMLSFHHSLLDGWSVQLFMAELFETVDRLLQDQTLKQAAPLQSTFKQYIREELNALQSPEHKAYWQQQLHGFSRTRLPQWEQTSAPAPNMHLEEVEISLALSRGVQALSKRTLIPIKSWLLAVHMHILKLLTNQRDITTGVLFHGRLEQMDGDRALGLFLNTLPFRMQLGRWSWNALAEQAWETEKQMLQYHRYPMAQIQQDAGGDKLFETFFNFTHFYVSEQKLDSYAKLQIVEEPGHADNSFPFGAEFSLDGKTGELRLALRWDQSQFSSEQMRRVAGYYQRALHAIVHRTDEVADDDCLLSTEELQELERWNQTSCDFPRVHLLHRLFEEQVESTPDQLALAYRDRRLSYRDCNEQSNQLAHYMLKYGLGPDVKVGVCLERSIELVTGLMGILKAGAAYVPISPHLPAQLVHELVQDAEPGLIVTSENWASLFAGYEGTVLYMERIRDELALEPVTNPDVPCQPGHLAYMIYTSGSTGKPKGVLIEHRAIANRLLWMQREYRLTAMDRVLQKTPFTFDVSVWEFFWPLMTGAGLVMAEPEGHKDPEYLIKVIQEERITTIHFVPSMLHAFLSQPGVGQCTTLTRVICSGEALPPVLTRLFFDKLSCELHNLYGPTEAAIDVTSWPCIKEEISVPIGYPIANVYMRILDEQRRPLPVGVAGELYIGGLCLARGYHNRPELDAERFIPDSFSHDPNARLYKTGDEARYLPSGAIEYIGRLDQQVKIRGHRIEIGEVEARLSEHPLIGECAVYAAKDSNPHLQLVACIVKVKPDDPLTLQELFNFSKTRMPEYMIPARWVFMDEMPLTTSGKIDRKALQQLDMNHMEGRADAYQPPCNPRERLLASIWEQVLHVTAPSVKDSFFHLGGNSLLAIQLMARVEQEFARKMPLSRILEHDTIERLARLLSDDPDEEPLSSSLVALNASGGREPLFCIHPVGGSVVCYTALPQALGEDWPVYAIQDERMNDRREPPFSSITELARQYIAEIRHVQPKGPYFLLGWSFGGIVAHEMACQLEQAGETIGILALLDARLRMQDGGEQEIREEEWKEHFLQDFTSVRELGGDSGASGTGSSREDELLQHLYTLFKSNWRAMREHVPQWFGGTVTWFRAQEEEGGLNGERSWNDYARQVDSIMLDGDHYSMMNALNVGRVAAYLKSINHEVKESV